A region from the Ichthyobacterium seriolicida genome encodes:
- a CDS encoding ChuX/HutX family heme-like substrate-binding protein has translation MWFNVLDSDFNLHLNADKISQAWVVRRPSGKDGEVSALEVFDEDENLIVQLFGKQKEGSPELQSWKELLIKYTK, from the coding sequence ATCTGGTTTAATGTACTTGATTCTGATTTTAATTTACATCTAAATGCAGATAAAATATCTCAAGCCTGGGTAGTTAGGAGGCCATCTGGAAAAGATGGAGAAGTATCAGCTTTAGAAGTTTTTGATGAAGATGAAAATCTAATAGTTCAATTATTTGGTAAGCAAAAAGAAGGAAGTCCAGAATTACAATCTTGGAAAGAACTATTAATAAAATATACTAAATAG
- a CDS encoding BspA family leucine-rich repeat surface protein — MKFKRISLFLLCAVLSFNSCIKEEIVGVKNEEEGKSGNKILSFELRNVPSNVDVSTDINHADPSISISMNGLISYYDLKSISPSISVSKGAKISYDKLKDFTDTDNPITYTVISESGESRNYKVKFTYELKKFISKWEGSNTIKLPIYKGGDYDFVVDWGDGSKKQKVTSYKELKHRYKDSKEKTITITGKIEGFNFGKVKISQYIETSENHIISIDDWGDLKLLNSIERENPGNNPFLGGKGGVFQGCGKLISLPSTPPDLEKVTDMTNMFKDTYSFNQDLNNWDVSKVTNMTSVFMSAVSFNGNISKWDVKNVTNMSKMFSNARAFNQNIGDWDVSSVTNMESVFEETKVFNQSLNKWKVDNVTNMKSMFSSAIAFNQDLNGWNVGNVTNMSSMFSGNYGITVAFNRDISGWDVSKVTDMSNMFSRASSFNQDLKKWDVSSVTDMHRMFFSSWSEGSIPFNQDISGWDVSKVADCIGFSKNTSNFEDKNKPSFSSCNTELDYSWIKNSDFYWKNKRSNIRGSD, encoded by the coding sequence ATGAAATTCAAAAGAATATCGTTGTTTTTACTATGTGCAGTTTTGTCGTTTAATTCTTGCATTAAAGAGGAGATCGTTGGTGTGAAGAATGAGGAAGAGGGGAAAAGTGGAAATAAAATATTGTCATTCGAATTAAGAAATGTTCCTAGTAATGTAGATGTATCTACAGACATTAATCACGCGGATCCTTCTATTTCAATATCTATGAATGGTTTAATATCCTACTATGATTTAAAAAGCATATCACCTTCTATAAGTGTTTCTAAAGGGGCTAAGATAAGTTATGATAAATTGAAGGATTTTACAGATACTGATAACCCCATAACATACACTGTGATATCTGAGAGTGGCGAATCGAGGAATTATAAAGTAAAATTCACTTATGAGTTAAAGAAATTTATTTCAAAATGGGAAGGTAGTAATACTATAAAATTACCTATATACAAGGGGGGTGATTATGATTTCGTCGTAGATTGGGGAGATGGTTCAAAAAAACAAAAAGTTACTTCTTATAAAGAGTTGAAGCACAGATATAAGGATTCTAAAGAAAAGACTATTACTATCACAGGAAAAATAGAAGGGTTCAATTTTGGTAAAGTTAAAATCAGCCAATATATCGAAACTAGTGAAAATCACATAATAAGTATAGATGATTGGGGAGATTTGAAACTATTAAATAGTATAGAGCGTGAAAACCCAGGAAATAATCCTTTCCTTGGAGGAAAGGGTGGAGTTTTCCAAGGATGTGGAAAATTAATAAGTCTACCTTCAACCCCTCCTGATTTGGAAAAAGTTACTGATATGACCAATATGTTTAAAGATACATATTCTTTTAATCAGGATCTTAATAACTGGGATGTATCAAAAGTCACTAATATGACGTCTGTATTTATGTCAGCTGTATCTTTTAATGGGAATATCAGTAAGTGGGATGTAAAAAATGTTACTAATATGTCAAAGATGTTTAGCAACGCTCGTGCTTTTAATCAAAATATAGGGGATTGGGATGTAAGTAGTGTCACTAATATGGAGAGTGTGTTTGAAGAGACTAAGGTTTTTAATCAGAGTTTAAATAAATGGAAAGTAGATAACGTCACTAATATGAAATCTATGTTTAGTAGCGCTATAGCTTTTAATCAGGATTTAAATGGTTGGAACGTAGGGAATGTCACTAATATGTCGAGTATGTTTTCTGGTAATTATGGTATCACTGTCGCTTTTAATAGGGATATTAGTGGCTGGGATGTGTCAAAAGTTACTGATATGTCTAATATGTTTAGTAGGGCTTCAAGTTTTAATCAGGATCTTAAAAAATGGGATGTTTCTAGTGTAACTGATATGCATAGAATGTTTTTTTCTAGCTGGAGTGAAGGTTCTATTCCTTTTAATCAAGATATTAGTGGCTGGGATGTGTCAAAAGTTGCTGATTGTATTGGTTTTTCTAAAAATACATCAAATTTTGAAGATAAAAATAAACCTTCTTTCTCTAGTTGTAACACCGAATTAGATTACAGTTGGATAAAAAACAGTGACTTTTACTGGAAAAATAAAAGGTCAAATATTAGAGGGAGTGACTGA
- a CDS encoding BspA family leucine-rich repeat surface protein produces the protein MKKKILLFCLFSFQAALFTRCVKNEKAEEVLSNIIFISSLKFDSAENEGLTEEDVSINFGPNDSTKISVILSYKKRELITKLVPKIEFSGKTIDPDPSTINDFSSPVSFKITSEKGDSKTYTVTVSTLEASSENKILSFSLDILASLGLSTSINHDNSQIVISSSTEKVFSYYELEKIKNIVPQIGISKFASISENPERIDLLSISAEPTEYVVTSESGESRTYTLIGDYKLKEFVSKWNPIITYIGGRSENKDVKLPIYEGGDYDFTVDWGDGTEKERVTSHDSAGATHKYSTEGEKTVTITGKVEGFNFSKVTDSKEQIIEISSWGDLRFGNAGGYFKDCEKLSSLPSEGPDLEGVTDLSETFYGARVFNSDISNWNVSKVENMSKMFYYADVFNQELNNWDVSSVTNMSKMFCYAKVFNQELNNWDVSKVTNMSGMFKDTEAFDKNINVWNVSSVTDMSSMFETAKSFNQDLNKWNVGNVTNMSSMFSGGYNITVAFNGDIGEWNVSKVTDMSNMFERASSFNRNISNWNVSSVTTMYRMFYAGYSGSISFNQDISGWDVRKVTNCRDFISSTGFKKPSFSRGC, from the coding sequence ATGAAAAAAAAGATTTTATTATTCTGTTTATTTTCTTTTCAAGCAGCTTTATTTACTCGTTGTGTAAAAAATGAAAAAGCAGAAGAGGTATTGTCAAATATTATATTTATTTCTTCTTTAAAATTTGACTCTGCCGAGAATGAAGGCTTAACAGAAGAAGATGTAAGTATTAATTTTGGTCCTAATGACTCTACTAAAATATCTGTCATTTTATCCTATAAGAAGAGAGAATTAATAACAAAATTAGTTCCTAAAATAGAATTTTCAGGAAAGACGATAGATCCAGACCCTAGCACGATTAATGATTTTTCGTCCCCTGTATCTTTTAAAATAACTTCTGAAAAGGGAGACTCTAAAACCTATACAGTAACGGTCTCTACATTAGAAGCGAGTTCTGAAAATAAGATATTGTCTTTTAGTCTTGACATACTTGCCAGTTTAGGCTTATCAACTAGTATTAACCATGATAATTCACAAATAGTTATATCGTCTTCAACAGAAAAGGTATTTTCTTACTATGAATTAGAAAAAATAAAAAACATAGTACCGCAAATAGGAATTTCAAAATTTGCTTCTATATCCGAAAATCCTGAAAGGATAGATCTTTTGAGTATTTCTGCAGAACCTACAGAGTATGTAGTGACATCTGAAAGTGGAGAATCTAGAACATATACATTAATAGGTGATTATAAGTTAAAAGAGTTTGTATCGAAATGGAATCCAATAATCACATATATAGGTGGAAGAAGTGAAAATAAAGATGTAAAATTACCTATATACGAGGGGGGTGATTATGATTTTACGGTAGATTGGGGAGATGGCACAGAAAAAGAAAGAGTTACTTCTCATGATAGTGCTGGTGCTACACATAAATATTCAACAGAAGGAGAAAAAACAGTAACTATTACTGGAAAAGTAGAGGGCTTTAACTTCAGTAAGGTTACTGATAGCAAAGAACAAATAATAGAAATTTCATCTTGGGGAGATTTGAGATTTGGTAATGCGGGAGGTTATTTTAAAGATTGTGAAAAGTTAAGTTCATTACCTTCGGAAGGTCCAGATTTAGAGGGAGTGACTGATCTATCTGAGACGTTTTATGGAGCTAGAGTCTTCAATAGTGATATAAGTAATTGGAACGTTTCTAAGGTAGAAAATATGTCAAAGATGTTTTATTATGCTGATGTTTTCAATCAAGAATTAAATAACTGGGATGTTTCTAGTGTTACCAATATGTCAAAGATGTTTTGTTATGCTAAGGTTTTCAATCAAGAATTAAATAATTGGGATGTTTCTAAGGTTACTAATATGTCAGGTATGTTTAAAGATACTGAAGCTTTCGATAAAAATATAAATGTATGGAATGTATCTAGTGTTACCGATATGTCAAGTATGTTTGAAACAGCTAAATCTTTTAATCAGGATCTCAATAAATGGAATGTAGGGAATGTCACTAATATGTCCAGTATGTTTTCTGGTGGTTACAATATCACTGTCGCTTTTAATGGGGATATTGGTGAATGGAATGTATCAAAAGTTACTGATATGTCTAATATGTTTGAAAGGGCTTCAAGTTTTAATCGTAATATTAGTAACTGGAATGTTTCTAGTGTTACTACTATGTATAGAATGTTTTATGCTGGTTATAGTGGCTCTATTTCTTTTAATCAAGACATTAGTGGCTGGGATGTGAGAAAAGTTACTAATTGCCGTGACTTTATTAGCTCAACAGGATTTAAAAAGCCTTCTTTTAGTAGAGGGTGCTGA
- a CDS encoding YceI family protein yields the protein MKKMSSKAIQIAIMSLFVSCFSDGSYDSLKEQYLLTSENVKLKWAAYKTTDKIPLYGSFKEIYISESKKSDVLEESIRNMKFKIPIKSLNSGYEVRDLRIVRFFFNSMANTSNIEGRVKEVTENNILFLVTLNDIERDISATYTMTEDSVLVISAEVDLLRWNLSSSIESLNTECLDLHKGTDGISKLWDKVDIIIEVDLKKNLD from the coding sequence ATGAAAAAAATGTCTTCAAAAGCTATACAAATAGCTATTATGAGTCTTTTTGTATCGTGTTTTTCGGATGGTAGTTATGATTCTTTAAAAGAGCAATACCTTTTGACTTCTGAAAATGTAAAGTTGAAGTGGGCAGCATATAAGACAACTGATAAAATTCCATTATATGGTTCATTTAAAGAGATATATATCTCAGAAAGTAAAAAATCTGATGTCTTGGAGGAGAGCATTAGAAATATGAAATTTAAAATACCTATAAAGTCTTTAAATAGTGGTTATGAAGTTAGAGATTTACGAATAGTTAGATTTTTCTTTAATTCTATGGCTAATACATCGAATATAGAGGGGCGTGTAAAAGAAGTAACAGAAAATAATATATTATTTCTTGTAACTCTCAACGATATAGAAAGGGACATTTCTGCTACCTATACCATGACAGAAGATAGTGTATTAGTTATCTCAGCCGAGGTAGATCTTTTAAGATGGAATTTATCGTCTTCTATAGAATCTTTAAATACAGAATGTTTGGATTTACATAAAGGTACAGATGGTATAAGTAAATTATGGGATAAGGTAGATATCATAATAGAAGTTGATTTGAAAAAGAATCTAGATTAG
- a CDS encoding BspA family leucine-rich repeat surface protein → MKFKRLSLFLLCAVLSFNSCIKEEIVGVKNEEEGKSGNKILSFELRNIPSSVDVSTDINHEDSSISISMNGLMSYYDLKGISPSISVSKGAEIRSDELKDFINIENNPITYTVISESGKSREYKVKITYELKKFISKWEGSNMIKLPIYKGGDYDFVVDWGDGSEKERVTFFDDLASLHEYETDGNYTITITGKIEGFNFGKVQTSSENIISIEDWGDLKLLNSVYLLRPGFYTGSNVGVFEDCTKLVSLPLDSPNLEGVTDVTNMFEGTTSFNGDISKWDVSKVTNMAGMFKNAKSFNGDISKWDVSNVTNMSGMFEGALSFNQNIGQWKVGNVTNMYNMFYAGYRETLIFNQDISGWDVSNVTNMSSMFEGASHFNQNLNKWNVSNVTNMSSMFKEATSFSGDISNWKVGNVTNMSKMFSGGSFGTIPFNGDITEWDVSNVTNMISMFEGAENFNQNIGKWNVSSVTNMYGMFLGAITFNQDISGWNVSRVTNMRNMFSACWPKVCDKTSSFEQDLSGWDVSNVTECSSFSRKARQFTKKPNFVSDCNTNSSFPWMVNENYNYDD, encoded by the coding sequence ATGAAATTCAAAAGGTTATCATTGTTTTTACTATGTGCAGTTTTATCTTTTAATTCTTGCATTAAAGAGGAGATCGTTGGTGTGAAGAATGAGGAAGAGGGAAAAAGTGGAAATAAAATATTGTCATTCGAATTAAGAAATATTCCTAGTAGTGTAGATGTATCTACAGATATTAATCACGAGGATTCTTCTATTTCAATATCTATGAATGGTTTAATGTCCTACTATGATTTAAAGGGCATATCACCTTCTATAAGTGTTTCTAAAGGGGCTGAGATACGTTCTGACGAATTGAAAGATTTTATAAATATCGAAAATAACCCTATAACGTATACTGTAATATCTGAGAGTGGTAAGTCGAGGGAGTATAAAGTAAAAATCACTTATGAATTAAAGAAATTTATATCAAAATGGGAAGGTAGCAATATGATAAAATTGCCTATATACAAGGGGGGTGATTATGATTTCGTCGTAGATTGGGGAGATGGTTCAGAAAAAGAAAGAGTTACTTTTTTCGATGATTTAGCTTCTTTACATGAATATGAAACAGATGGCAATTACACTATAACCATCACTGGGAAAATCGAAGGGTTCAACTTCGGTAAAGTCCAAACTAGTAGCGAAAATATAATAAGCATAGAAGATTGGGGTGATTTAAAGCTCCTAAATAGTGTATATCTACTCAGGCCTGGTTTTTATACTGGGAGTAATGTTGGGGTTTTTGAAGACTGCACCAAATTAGTAAGTCTGCCATTAGATTCTCCTAATTTAGAGGGAGTTACTGATGTGACTAATATGTTTGAGGGCACTACATCTTTTAATGGGGATATTAGTAAATGGGATGTATCAAAAGTTACTAATATGGCTGGTATGTTTAAGAATGCTAAATCATTTAATGGAGATATTAGTAAATGGGACGTTAGTAATGTTACTAATATGAGTGGTATGTTTGAAGGGGCTCTATCCTTCAATCAAAATATTGGCCAGTGGAAAGTAGGTAATGTCACTAATATGTACAATATGTTTTATGCTGGTTATAGAGAAACCTTGATCTTTAATCAAGATATTAGTGGTTGGGATGTAAGTAATGTTACTAATATGAGTAGTATGTTTGAAGGAGCTTCACATTTTAATCAGAATCTTAATAAGTGGAATGTAAGTAATGTTACCAATATGAGTAGTATGTTTAAAGAAGCTACGAGTTTCAGTGGAGATATTAGCAATTGGAAAGTAGGTAATGTTACTAATATGTCTAAGATGTTTTCTGGCGGAAGTTTTGGTACTATACCTTTTAATGGAGATATTACAGAGTGGGACGTTTCAAACGTTACTAATATGATAAGTATGTTTGAGGGAGCCGAAAATTTTAATCAAAATATTGGTAAGTGGAATGTAAGCAGTGTTACTAATATGTATGGGATGTTTTTGGGAGCTATAACTTTTAATCAAGATATTAGTGGCTGGAATGTATCAAGAGTTACTAATATGAGAAATATGTTTTCTGCTTGTTGGCCTAAGGTTTGTGATAAAACAAGCTCTTTTGAACAAGATTTAAGTGGTTGGGATGTTTCAAACGTTACTGAGTGTTCTAGTTTTTCTAGGAAAGCGCGACAATTCACCAAGAAACCTAATTTTGTCAGTGACTGCAATACTAACTCATCATTTCCTTGGATGGTAAACGAAAATTATAATTACGATGATTAA
- a CDS encoding BspA family leucine-rich repeat surface protein yields MKYNKTLSFAFLCLVILFNSCIKHNKSSTDTSSVDNDVKKTKPINFISKWKIGEEIDENKTIVLPIYNGGDYDFHVDWGDGTEKQHINSDNLNSKSHVYKVPGEYYITITGKIKGFNFGLVDESRYKIIEILDWGNLNFGYNKNGAYFKYCMNLTTIPSLPPDLEGITNMKEMFSLCSKFNGDVSNWDVSKVTDMSYMFSGCRSFTGKGLKTWDVSNVTSMRSMFSLLVRVTEDLSGWNVNKVSACADFVTAKTKIPQIFPRCRELPYLDPLILLPKQSKNGE; encoded by the coding sequence ATGAAATATAATAAAACGTTGTCATTTGCTTTTTTGTGCCTGGTTATATTGTTTAATTCTTGCATTAAGCATAATAAGAGTAGTACAGATACTAGTAGTGTAGATAATGATGTGAAAAAGACCAAGCCAATTAATTTTATATCAAAATGGAAAATAGGCGAAGAAATAGATGAAAACAAAACAATTGTATTGCCTATATACAATGGCGGTGATTACGATTTTCATGTAGACTGGGGAGATGGAACAGAAAAACAACACATTAATTCAGATAATCTGAATAGTAAATCACACGTATATAAAGTTCCTGGGGAATACTATATAACCATTACAGGAAAAATTAAAGGATTTAACTTCGGATTGGTTGATGAAAGTAGATATAAAATAATTGAAATTTTAGATTGGGGAAATTTAAACTTTGGGTATAATAAAAATGGAGCATATTTTAAATATTGTATGAATCTGACAACTATACCGTCCCTTCCCCCTGATTTGGAAGGTATCACCAATATGAAAGAAATGTTTAGTTTATGTTCTAAATTTAATGGAGATGTGAGTAACTGGGACGTGTCTAAAGTTACAGATATGTCCTATATGTTTTCAGGGTGCCGTAGCTTTACTGGTAAAGGACTAAAAACTTGGGATGTGTCTAATGTTACTAGTATGCGATCTATGTTCAGTTTATTAGTACGTGTAACTGAAGATCTGAGCGGCTGGAATGTAAATAAGGTTAGTGCTTGTGCTGATTTCGTTACAGCAAAAACTAAAATACCCCAAATATTTCCTAGGTGTAGAGAGTTACCGTATTTAGACCCTTTAATACTGCTACCAAAACAGTCGAAAAATGGAGAATAG
- a CDS encoding BspA family leucine-rich repeat surface protein, with product MENRYLVLIFLITEIFCSCSRDTSNIKPNSFISKWKISEGKNESNTVILPLYAGGDYDFHVDWGDGTEKQRITSDNLKHRSHEYKVVGEYCITITGKIIGFNFTLAESLDEGTSTSKIIEILDWGDLELGYGNNLGSHFKYCSNLTTLPSSAPNLIELTNMKEMFFLCTKLDADLGNWDVSKVTNMESMFEGCESFVGRGLKNWDVSNVNNMTTMFSMVWAMGEDLSRWNVSNVANHRGFYLKHSPNGVFSSSTEANKSMGNFKAPDFSKSKVPTTGATRTKN from the coding sequence ATGGAGAATAGGTATTTGGTATTAATATTTCTAATTACAGAAATATTCTGTTCTTGCTCTAGAGATACTAGTAATATTAAGCCTAATAGTTTCATATCAAAATGGAAAATAAGTGAAGGGAAAAATGAAAGTAATACTGTTATACTGCCCTTATATGCTGGCGGTGATTACGATTTTCATGTAGACTGGGGAGATGGAACAGAAAAGCAACGTATTACTTCAGATAATCTTAAACACAGGTCCCACGAATACAAAGTTGTTGGAGAATACTGTATAACCATTACAGGCAAAATTATCGGTTTTAATTTTACTTTAGCCGAAAGTTTGGATGAAGGGACTAGTACATCCAAAATAATAGAAATTTTAGATTGGGGCGATTTGGAGTTAGGTTATGGCAATAATTTAGGATCTCATTTTAAGTATTGTTCAAATTTAACAACTCTTCCATCTTCTGCTCCTAATTTGATTGAGCTTACCAATATGAAGGAGATGTTTTTTTTATGTACTAAACTTGATGCTGATCTAGGTAATTGGGACGTATCTAAGGTCACTAACATGGAGAGTATGTTTGAAGGTTGCGAAAGTTTTGTAGGCAGAGGTTTAAAAAATTGGGATGTATCTAATGTAAATAATATGACAACAATGTTCAGCATGGTTTGGGCAATGGGTGAAGATTTAAGCCGATGGAATGTGAGTAATGTAGCAAATCATCGTGGGTTTTATTTAAAGCATTCTCCTAACGGAGTTTTTTCTTCTTCTACAGAAGCAAATAAATCAATGGGTAATTTTAAAGCTCCTGACTTCAGTAAGTCTAAAGTTCCTACTACTGGGGCAACTAGAACTAAGAACTAG
- a CDS encoding BspA family leucine-rich repeat surface protein: MTDLSEMFYKARDFNGDISNWNVVSKVENMSGMFCNAEAFNKKLNTWDVSSVTNMYRMFSPGWTGASIPFNQDISGWDVRKVTNCNGLSTNASNFEDKKNLLSLVVTLN, encoded by the coding sequence GTGACTGATCTATCTGAGATGTTTTATAAGGCTAGAGACTTCAATGGTGATATAAGTAATTGGAACGTCGTTTCTAAGGTAGAAAATATGTCTGGTATGTTTTGTAACGCTGAAGCTTTTAATAAAAAATTAAATACTTGGGATGTTTCTAGTGTTACTAATATGTATAGAATGTTTTCTCCTGGCTGGACTGGAGCTTCTATTCCTTTTAATCAAGACATTAGTGGCTGGGATGTGAGAAAAGTTACTAATTGCAATGGTCTTTCTACAAACGCATCAAATTTTGAAGATAAAAAAAACCTTCTTTCTCTAGTTGTAACCCTAAATTAA
- a CDS encoding TonB-dependent receptor plug domain-containing protein encodes MKKFKLILLLLISFKTFAQNDNTDEDSSRGVVNLESVIISANKKDEQLSNVTVPVTLITSDQIERSGEVQLINVLRATTGINISSGHVEGNGIQLQGLSPKYTLILVDGAPILGSSIAYSPDLSSLIGTDNIKQIEIIKGPTSSIYGSEAMAGVINIITKSISKNKQLSTSLRYGRFNTINVNVQGHYYRENKYGIYTDINFFKTANYVANPEMNGKESPFDNYGLLNKLSYEVIPKLKANINSRLNIKHQDYISRYKRHIQPIYYNLLDWSITPTITYDITEELSVKLSINSNIYSYNDKQGPSVKSPKGHTEKFTHGSFEREISFSYKLNNTDHIIYGIGSNNQRIIESDEELKDIPDFSNSFVYGQYSTNLFERLNLVLGARFNNHKSYGMQFNPKASFKLDITEQISLKASIGRGFRSPSIKQLYENSMAPWHAFVGVAKLERVIEGFISQGRINRSALDKEYDEIIKYKGKLKPEHSIGINAELSYRPTNSISLQLELFRTDLSNMIDATRIGSLNPSPNIISYTNTGEIFTEGIIFNSNYDLNDNITISGGYQYLTAKSKKDLERLRKKEILSKKTPSEEGTVVKEEKYGGLKGRAKHSGNAKIFIRDIMYGVSANIVAQYTGKIGMTPRTNFNNIIDDEKEYSKPFTLVNAGISKTFLEGKLKLLLDIDNVFDYTQYTDSYTMTYIPGIIYNITLKYKLL; translated from the coding sequence ATGAAAAAATTTAAACTGATATTACTCTTACTTATAAGTTTTAAAACCTTTGCTCAAAACGACAATACTGACGAAGATTCCTCCCGAGGCGTTGTAAATTTGGAAAGTGTAATTATTTCTGCAAATAAAAAAGATGAACAATTAAGTAATGTTACTGTGCCTGTTACATTGATAACTAGTGATCAAATAGAGAGGTCAGGAGAGGTGCAACTCATAAATGTATTAAGAGCTACCACAGGGATAAATATTTCATCTGGTCACGTAGAAGGCAATGGAATTCAATTGCAAGGGCTATCTCCCAAGTATACATTAATACTAGTAGATGGAGCCCCTATTTTAGGTAGTAGTATTGCTTACAGTCCAGATCTATCTAGCCTTATAGGTACAGATAACATAAAACAAATAGAAATAATAAAAGGTCCTACATCTAGCATATACGGATCAGAAGCTATGGCGGGGGTGATAAATATAATCACAAAATCTATATCAAAAAATAAGCAGCTATCTACATCTTTGAGATATGGTAGATTTAACACAATCAATGTAAATGTACAAGGTCACTATTACAGGGAGAATAAATACGGAATATACACAGATATTAATTTTTTCAAAACAGCTAATTATGTAGCGAACCCTGAAATGAACGGAAAAGAATCTCCATTTGATAATTATGGACTTCTGAATAAGCTTTCATACGAGGTTATACCAAAATTAAAGGCTAATATAAATTCTAGATTAAATATTAAACATCAAGATTATATATCAAGATATAAAAGGCATATCCAGCCTATATACTACAACCTATTAGATTGGAGCATAACGCCTACAATAACTTATGATATTACTGAAGAATTATCTGTTAAATTAAGTATAAATTCAAATATTTATAGCTATAACGACAAGCAAGGTCCATCAGTTAAATCTCCTAAAGGGCATACAGAAAAATTTACGCACGGATCTTTTGAACGAGAGATTTCATTCAGTTATAAACTAAATAATACTGATCATATTATTTATGGAATAGGATCCAACAATCAAAGAATCATAGAATCAGATGAAGAATTGAAAGATATCCCTGATTTTAGCAATAGTTTCGTATATGGACAATACAGCACAAATCTATTTGAAAGATTAAATCTGGTATTAGGCGCTAGATTTAATAATCATAAAAGTTATGGTATGCAGTTTAATCCAAAAGCTTCTTTTAAATTGGACATCACAGAACAGATTAGTTTAAAAGCCTCCATAGGTAGGGGCTTTAGAAGTCCAAGCATAAAACAATTATACGAAAATTCAATGGCTCCTTGGCATGCATTCGTAGGAGTTGCAAAATTAGAAAGAGTGATAGAAGGGTTTATTTCCCAAGGTAGAATAAACAGATCTGCTCTTGACAAAGAATATGATGAGATAATAAAGTATAAAGGGAAATTAAAACCGGAACATTCAATAGGAATAAACGCTGAATTGAGCTATAGACCTACAAATTCAATATCTCTACAATTAGAATTGTTTAGAACAGATCTATCTAATATGATAGATGCTACTAGAATTGGTTCTTTAAACCCAAGTCCGAATATAATAAGCTATACAAATACAGGTGAAATATTTACTGAGGGGATTATATTTAACTCAAATTATGATTTAAACGATAATATAACAATATCGGGAGGTTATCAATACTTGACCGCCAAGAGTAAGAAAGATTTGGAAAGGTTAAGAAAAAAAGAAATTTTGTCGAAAAAAACACCTTCTGAAGAAGGAACCGTAGTAAAAGAAGAAAAATACGGAGGATTAAAAGGAAGAGCTAAACACAGTGGAAATGCTAAGATTTTTATAAGAGACATCATGTATGGGGTATCTGCTAATATAGTAGCGCAATATACTGGAAAAATAGGAATGACCCCACGTACTAATTTCAATAATATAATAGATGATGAAAAAGAGTATTCAAAACCGTTTACTTTAGTAAACGCAGGTATTTCTAAAACATTTCTAGAAGGTAAATTAAAACTTCTGTTAGATATAGATAATGTATTCGATTACACTCAATATACAGATAGTTATACCATGACTTATATTCCTGGAATAATTTACAATATAACGTTGAAATACAAATTACTTTAA